From a region of the Bradyrhizobium sp. KBS0727 genome:
- a CDS encoding usg protein, whose translation MVSRVGVVSDDFRKQVLGYGLTTAQILYRMPDHPSLLQTYVWQNYDLFPKFPALKDFLAFWQEKLDGPLYSVTVAHSKLIKPAELRAVDGVFRLH comes from the coding sequence ATGGTCTCGCGGGTTGGGGTTGTTTCCGACGATTTCCGGAAGCAGGTGCTGGGTTACGGGCTGACGACGGCGCAAATTCTGTATCGGATGCCGGATCATCCCTCGTTGCTGCAGACCTATGTCTGGCAGAACTACGATCTGTTTCCGAAATTTCCGGCGCTGAAGGATTTCCTCGCCTTCTGGCAGGAAAAGCTCGACGGTCCGCTGTACTCCGTCACGGTCGCGCATTCCAAGCTGATCAAGCCGGCCGAGCTGCGCGCCGTCGACGGCGTGTTCAGGCTGCATTGA
- a CDS encoding proteasome-type protease, with product MTYCCGVLVRDGLVMIADTRTNAGLDNVSTFRKLHIFSKPGERIMAIASAGNLAISQSVLSTLTEGLEDPHTGEIETLMNAPTMFQAAQRIGRAIRNVHATEGEALKSEDVSFDVSFLFGGQIKGSKMRLFMVYTAGNFIECTTDTPYLQIGEHKYGKPVLDRAMHYDVELYEALKTSLISMDSTMRSNLGVGLPIDVLVVRTDACEADLNHRIEAGEPYFHDLRSRWSAALRAAHQNIPRPPYKTETETKN from the coding sequence ATGACCTATTGCTGCGGAGTGCTGGTACGGGACGGTCTGGTGATGATCGCGGATACCCGCACCAATGCCGGCCTCGACAACGTCTCGACGTTTCGCAAGCTCCATATCTTCAGTAAGCCCGGCGAGCGCATCATGGCGATCGCCAGCGCCGGGAATCTGGCGATCAGCCAGTCCGTGCTCTCGACGCTGACGGAAGGGCTGGAAGACCCGCACACCGGCGAGATCGAGACCCTGATGAACGCGCCCACCATGTTCCAGGCGGCGCAGCGCATCGGCCGCGCCATCCGCAACGTGCACGCCACCGAAGGCGAGGCATTGAAGTCGGAAGACGTCTCCTTCGACGTGTCGTTTCTGTTCGGCGGCCAGATCAAGGGCTCCAAGATGCGGCTGTTCATGGTCTACACCGCCGGCAATTTCATCGAATGCACCACCGACACGCCGTATCTGCAGATCGGCGAGCACAAATACGGCAAGCCGGTGCTCGACCGCGCCATGCATTACGACGTCGAACTGTATGAGGCGCTGAAGACCAGCCTGATCTCGATGGACTCGACGATGCGCTCCAACCTCGGCGTCGGCCTTCCGATCGACGTGCTGGTGGTGCGCACCGACGCCTGCGAGGCCGATCTCAACCACCGTATCGAGGCCGGCGAACCCTATTTCCACGACCTGCGCTCGCGCTGGTCGGCGGCGCTGCGCGCGGCGCACCAGAATATTCCAAGACCACCCTACAAGACCGAAACAGAAACAAAAAACTGA
- a CDS encoding tetratricopeptide repeat protein: MRTWDVIGGGVVAACLFVASSAVAGPLEDGMVAYNRGDYMPAIRLFRPLAEAGNPKAQGVMGVMYRRGEGVPRNLARAFMWFSFAAKRGDTAAKAELHEVSAAMTPAEMSQAEAMMQSCEASDYRNCEY, translated from the coding sequence ATGCGGACATGGGATGTAATCGGTGGCGGTGTCGTGGCAGCCTGTCTTTTCGTCGCGTCTAGCGCCGTGGCCGGTCCCTTGGAAGACGGCATGGTGGCGTATAACCGCGGCGACTACATGCCGGCGATCCGGCTGTTTCGCCCGCTCGCGGAAGCGGGCAACCCCAAGGCGCAGGGCGTGATGGGGGTGATGTACCGCAGGGGTGAGGGAGTGCCGCGCAACCTGGCCCGCGCCTTCATGTGGTTCAGCTTTGCCGCCAAGCGCGGCGACACCGCCGCCAAGGCGGAGCTGCACGAGGTCTCCGCGGCCATGACGCCGGCGGAGATGTCGCAGGCCGAAGCGATGATGCAGAGCTGCGAAGCCTCGGACTATCGCAACTGCGAATATTGA
- a CDS encoding SDR family oxidoreductase produces the protein MAEAANKIAVVTGAGTGVGRAASLALMNAGFTVVLAGRRLEMLEETRKLGDNIGKSLSVSADMTSPASIAALFAKVMETYGRLDVLFNNAGMGAPPVNFEDLTLEQWQAVVNTNLTGPFLCTQHAFRIMKDQNPRGGRIINNGSISAHAPRPYSAAYTSTKHAITGLTKASNLDGRKYDIAVGQVDIGNAATPMTDRMVAGPGVMQPDGTMKQEPRMDAKAVGDAVAYMASLPLDANVLFMTVMASKMPFVGRG, from the coding sequence ATGGCCGAGGCAGCAAACAAGATCGCAGTCGTCACCGGTGCAGGCACCGGAGTCGGACGCGCGGCATCGCTGGCGCTGATGAATGCCGGCTTCACCGTGGTGCTCGCCGGGCGCCGCCTGGAGATGCTGGAAGAAACCAGGAAGCTCGGCGACAACATCGGCAAGAGCCTGAGCGTGTCCGCCGACATGACCAGCCCCGCCTCGATCGCGGCGCTGTTTGCCAAGGTGATGGAGACCTACGGCCGGCTCGACGTGCTCTTCAACAATGCCGGCATGGGCGCGCCGCCCGTCAATTTCGAGGATCTCACGCTCGAGCAGTGGCAGGCGGTGGTGAACACCAACCTCACCGGACCGTTCCTGTGCACCCAGCACGCCTTCCGCATCATGAAGGACCAGAACCCGCGCGGCGGCCGCATCATCAACAACGGTTCGATCTCGGCGCATGCGCCGCGGCCGTACTCCGCGGCCTATACCTCGACCAAGCACGCCATTACCGGCCTGACCAAGGCCAGTAACCTCGATGGCCGCAAGTACGACATCGCGGTCGGCCAGGTCGACATCGGCAATGCCGCAACGCCGATGACCGATCGCATGGTCGCCGGCCCCGGCGTGATGCAGCCCGATGGCACGATGAAGCAGGAGCCGCGCATGGACGCCAAGGCGGTCGGCGATGCCGTGGCCTACATGGCGAGCCTGCCGCTCGACGCCAACGTGCTGTTCATGACGGTCATGGCGAGCAAGATGCCGTTCGTGGGACGGGGCTGA
- a CDS encoding cupin domain-containing protein — translation MAKKTTSRAAAKTAVKKKWAGHKASAKSTARKTVKSKARGVPAVKKTVKSKARPKQRIAISHHREEDFKADGLRTYAMYRDLGISDASHGLAQAHVIRLIGPCNPAEVSKLHYHDVEFQMVYVLKGWVKTYMEGQGETLMKEGSAWTQPPRIKHLIMDYSDDVELLEVILPAEFKTVELSS, via the coding sequence ATGGCCAAGAAAACGACATCAAGAGCCGCCGCCAAAACCGCGGTGAAGAAGAAATGGGCGGGCCACAAGGCATCCGCCAAATCCACCGCGCGCAAGACCGTCAAGTCCAAGGCGAGGGGCGTGCCCGCGGTCAAGAAGACGGTGAAGTCAAAGGCGCGGCCGAAGCAGCGCATCGCCATCAGCCATCACCGCGAAGAAGATTTTAAAGCCGACGGCCTGCGTACCTATGCCATGTATCGCGACCTCGGCATATCAGATGCGAGCCACGGTCTGGCGCAGGCGCACGTGATCCGGCTGATCGGACCGTGCAATCCGGCGGAAGTCTCAAAACTGCATTACCACGACGTCGAATTCCAGATGGTCTATGTGCTCAAGGGCTGGGTGAAGACCTACATGGAAGGCCAGGGCGAGACGCTGATGAAAGAAGGCAGCGCCTGGACCCAGCCGCCGCGCATCAAGCACCTGATCATGGATTATTCCGACGACGTCGAACTGCTGGAAGTGATCCTGCCGGCGGAGTTCAAGACGGTGGAGTTGTCGAGCTGA
- a CDS encoding NupC/NupG family nucleoside CNT transporter, with protein sequence MLQLQSAFGVLALLALAWALGENRRAVSLRQMAVGLVVTILTALVLIKLPPVAKAFGAINDAVSTIAAASRAGTSFVFGYLGGGALPFDLKAPGADFILAFQALPIILVMSVLTTLLFYWRVLPPIVRGMAWVLERTLGVGGAVGLSTAANIFLGMVEAPLFIRPYLAQLTRSELFLVMTGGMAGIAGTVLVLYATLLAPLIPDAAAHFVIASVLGAPAAILISLIMVPETSDQRTGGSLADPDLHASSTMDAIVKGTTSGLELLLNIIAMLLVLVALVYLANAILGLLPEIGGANISLQRLLGYLMAPVCWLMGLPWPQAVTAGSLMGTKTVLNELIAYVDLSKLGTEALDPRSRLIMLYAMCGFANFASLGIMIGGLGTMAPGRRDEINALGLKSIVSGTLTTCLMGAIVGVMTP encoded by the coding sequence ATGCTGCAATTGCAATCGGCGTTCGGCGTGCTGGCGTTGCTGGCGCTGGCCTGGGCGCTCGGCGAAAACCGCCGCGCGGTCTCGTTGCGGCAAATGGCTGTTGGCCTTGTGGTCACGATCCTGACCGCGCTGGTGCTGATCAAGCTGCCGCCGGTGGCAAAAGCGTTCGGCGCCATCAACGATGCCGTCAGCACGATCGCGGCCGCCTCCCGCGCCGGCACTTCTTTTGTATTCGGCTATCTCGGCGGCGGCGCACTGCCGTTCGATCTCAAGGCGCCCGGCGCGGATTTCATCCTGGCGTTCCAGGCGCTGCCGATCATTCTGGTGATGAGCGTGCTGACGACGCTGCTGTTCTACTGGCGCGTGCTGCCGCCGATTGTGCGCGGCATGGCCTGGGTGCTGGAGCGCACGCTCGGCGTCGGTGGCGCGGTCGGGCTTTCCACCGCCGCCAACATCTTCCTCGGCATGGTCGAGGCGCCGCTGTTCATCCGACCCTATCTTGCACAACTGACCCGCAGCGAATTGTTTCTGGTGATGACCGGCGGCATGGCCGGGATCGCCGGCACCGTGCTGGTGCTGTACGCCACGCTGCTGGCGCCATTGATCCCCGACGCCGCCGCGCATTTCGTCATCGCTTCCGTGCTCGGCGCGCCGGCCGCTATCCTGATCAGCCTGATCATGGTGCCGGAAACGTCCGACCAGCGCACCGGCGGGTCGCTGGCGGACCCCGACCTGCACGCGAGCAGCACGATGGATGCGATCGTCAAGGGCACCACCTCAGGCCTCGAACTGCTGCTCAACATCATCGCGATGCTGCTGGTGCTGGTGGCGCTGGTCTATCTCGCCAATGCCATCCTCGGCCTGCTGCCCGAGATCGGCGGCGCCAACATTTCGCTGCAGCGGCTACTCGGCTATCTGATGGCGCCGGTGTGCTGGCTGATGGGCCTGCCGTGGCCGCAGGCGGTCACCGCGGGAAGCCTGATGGGCACCAAGACCGTGCTCAACGAACTGATCGCCTATGTCGACCTGTCAAAGCTCGGCACCGAGGCGCTCGATCCGCGCTCGCGGTTGATCATGCTGTATGCGATGTGCGGCTTTGCCAACTTCGCCAGCCTCGGCATCATGATTGGCGGCCTCGGCACCATGGCGCCGGGCCGCCGCGACGAGATCAATGCGCTCGGGCTGAAGTCGATCGTCTCGGGCACGCTGACGACCTGCCTGATGGGCGCGATCGTGGGGGTGATGACGCCCTAG
- a CDS encoding MFS transporter → MSSIPPVGAGDLLKHRSFLLFLLSRSFSRFASQIGAVAIGWQVYDMTGSAFDLGMIGLVQFLPTALLLFVAGHAADRYERRRVVQVCEVVEALTALFLALGAFGGWLTVTHIFIATFVLGIVGAFESPALAALLPLIAPQGSLQRATAISSGAAQIATITGPALGGLAYAFAPSAAYGIMGAFGLFAAVGIGLIRLAQPAAVRDPATPDDLFAGVRFVRNNPSILGTISLDLFAVLLGGATALLPIYARDILQTGPLGLGILRAAPAVGALLMTAFLAHHTINHRVGMRMFQAVIVFGAATVVFALSHWMWLSVLSLAILGAADTISVVIRFSLVQLATPDEMRGRVGAVNFLFINASNQLGQFESGITAALFGAVPAAVLGGVGTIAIALLWMKLFPTLRDVERLE, encoded by the coding sequence ATGTCTTCGATTCCGCCCGTCGGTGCCGGCGATCTGCTCAAGCACAGATCGTTCCTGCTGTTTCTGCTGTCGCGCAGCTTTTCGCGCTTCGCCAGCCAGATCGGGGCGGTAGCCATCGGCTGGCAGGTCTACGACATGACCGGCAGCGCCTTCGATCTCGGCATGATCGGGCTGGTCCAATTTCTGCCCACCGCGCTGTTGCTGTTTGTGGCGGGACACGCCGCTGATCGTTACGAGCGCCGGCGCGTCGTGCAGGTCTGCGAGGTCGTCGAGGCGCTGACGGCGCTGTTTCTCGCGCTCGGCGCCTTCGGCGGCTGGCTCACGGTGACGCACATCTTCATCGCGACGTTTGTGCTCGGGATCGTCGGCGCCTTTGAAAGCCCGGCGCTGGCGGCATTGCTGCCGTTGATCGCGCCGCAAGGCTCGCTGCAGCGGGCGACCGCGATCTCAAGCGGCGCAGCACAGATTGCCACCATCACCGGTCCGGCGCTGGGCGGCCTTGCCTATGCTTTCGCACCCAGCGCCGCCTACGGGATCATGGGTGCGTTCGGCTTGTTTGCGGCTGTTGGCATCGGGTTGATCCGTCTGGCGCAGCCGGCGGCCGTCAGGGATCCGGCGACGCCGGACGATCTGTTTGCCGGCGTTCGTTTCGTCCGCAACAATCCGTCGATCCTCGGAACCATCTCGCTGGACCTGTTCGCCGTGCTGCTGGGCGGCGCGACGGCGCTGCTGCCGATCTACGCGCGCGATATCCTGCAAACCGGCCCGCTCGGCCTCGGTATCCTGCGCGCCGCGCCCGCGGTCGGCGCGCTGCTGATGACGGCGTTCCTGGCTCACCACACCATCAACCACCGCGTCGGCATGCGGATGTTTCAGGCTGTCATCGTGTTCGGCGCGGCGACCGTGGTGTTCGCGCTGTCGCACTGGATGTGGCTGTCGGTGCTGTCGCTGGCGATTCTGGGCGCCGCCGACACCATCAGCGTGGTCATTCGCTTCTCGCTGGTACAGCTCGCGACACCCGACGAAATGCGCGGCCGGGTCGGCGCGGTGAATTTCCTGTTCATCAACGCCTCGAACCAGCTCGGCCAGTTCGAGAGCGGCATCACCGCGGCGCTGTTCGGCGCCGTCCCGGCCGCCGTACTCGGCGGCGTCGGCACCATCGCCATTGCATTGCTATGGATGAAGCTGTTCCCGACGCTGCGGGATGTGGAACGGCTGGAGTAG
- a CDS encoding class I SAM-dependent methyltransferase produces the protein MSESDKAFTGSIPENYDRYMVPLIFESYAQDMAQRAAALAPKAVLETAAGSGVVTRALAATLSADARYVATDLNQSMLDYAATRQNADSRISWRQADAQALPFEDGAFDLVCCQFGMMFLPDRPSGYREARRVLKPGGNFLFNVWDRIEENIFADDVTNALATFFPDDPPRFMARTPHGYHDITLIRSDLAKAGFSNVTIETREAVSRAASPLHAATAYCQGTPLRNEIEARGPDRLQAATDHAAAAIAQRHGSGEVAAKIQAHVIQAKV, from the coding sequence ATGTCGGAAAGCGACAAGGCATTCACCGGTTCGATCCCTGAAAACTACGATCGCTACATGGTTCCCCTGATCTTCGAGAGCTATGCGCAGGATATGGCGCAAAGGGCCGCCGCGCTTGCACCCAAAGCCGTGCTGGAAACCGCCGCCGGCAGCGGCGTGGTGACGCGCGCGCTTGCGGCGACACTTTCAGCCGATGCCCGCTATGTCGCGACCGATCTCAATCAGTCGATGCTCGATTATGCCGCCACGCGGCAAAACGCCGACAGCCGGATCAGTTGGCGACAGGCGGACGCGCAGGCGCTGCCGTTCGAGGACGGTGCTTTCGATCTCGTCTGTTGCCAGTTCGGCATGATGTTCCTCCCCGATCGCCCCTCGGGCTACCGGGAGGCCCGGCGGGTGCTGAAACCGGGCGGAAATTTTCTCTTCAATGTCTGGGATCGCATCGAGGAAAACATCTTCGCCGATGACGTCACCAACGCGCTGGCGACGTTCTTTCCCGACGACCCGCCCCGCTTCATGGCGAGGACGCCGCATGGTTACCACGACATCACCTTGATCCGCAGCGACCTCGCCAAAGCCGGTTTTTCCAACGTCACGATCGAGACACGGGAGGCCGTGAGCCGCGCGGCATCGCCACTGCATGCCGCGACGGCCTATTGCCAGGGCACGCCATTGCGCAACGAGATCGAGGCCAGAGGCCCGGATCGCCTGCAGGCTGCCACCGACCATGCCGCGGCCGCGATCGCGCAACGACATGGTTCAGGCGAAGTCGCCGCCAAGATCCAGGCCCACGTCATTCAGGCCAAGGTCTGA